A stretch of Aedes aegypti strain LVP_AGWG chromosome 2, AaegL5.0 Primary Assembly, whole genome shotgun sequence DNA encodes these proteins:
- the LOC5571137 gene encoding protein SDA1 homolog → MVRHNNQLPDNLPQLQNLIKRDAESYREEFLQQYQHFLSVLEIFRLEPDKENKSLCESIMFLAQVAQCYVEDLKTFPQTIVDLLKTHSTTLDPEMRNTFCRALILLRNKNLISPLDLLELFFQLLRCPDKALRKFLENHIITDIKNMNAKQKDMKLNSTLQNFMYTMLKDANPKAAKMSIDIMIELYKKRIWNDAKTVNVIATVGCFSKVTKVMVASLKFFLGTDEEEEKSDEDSDKEVDLKGAMMAARVNKKTKKRKKQLEAAKKLYNQAQKKKSKAVSFNFSAVHLIHNPQGMAENLFKQLQDGNERFEVKLMHLDVISRLIGIHELFLFSFYPYITRFIQPHQRQVTRILQFAAQASHELVPPELIEPVIKTLVNNFVSERNSSDVMAIGLNACREICVRCPLAMNEDLLRDLTMYKNYKEKSVMMAAKSLILLYREQMPTLLAKKDRGRPTEASVEIKPKKYGEVQAMDHIPGTEALLNAAPALEVDEEEDEDGSDSDGNWVDVDSDDEVIEEKKKGITMIKKSKPDEEASDEEEEDEDDDGEWETDSEGGSEDIEDEEEDDEDEPEEEVEEKPEPSRKNANKKQAKKRSSNSTSIPAEQVASAGTTLTSKEAVQELALTKIFTDADFQRIEQEQIKKKMTHNSRKRQLEKEKSEFVKLDDIELIYKKRKTDKEARIESMKKGREGREKFGYKDNRHDPFCSKTNTEKRKNKNFNMIRHKARGKVKKSFREKQLALRKHLTHMKKMK, encoded by the exons GTGGCACAATGTTACGTGGAGGATCTGAAAACGTTCCCTCAGACAATCGTGGATTTGTTGAAGACCCACTCGACTACGCTGGATCCGGAAATGAGGAACACATTCTGCAGGGCGCTGATTTTGCTACGTAATAAGAATTTAATATCTCCACTGGACTTGCTGGAACTGTTTTTCCAGCTGCTTCGGTGTCCCGATAAGGCTCTccggaagtttttggaaaaccaCATCATCACGGACATCAAGAACATGAACGCCAAGCAGAAGGATATGAAGTTGAATTCGACTTTGCAGAACTTTATGTATACCATGTTGAAGGATGCCAATCCGAAGGCGGCCAAAATGTCCATCGATATCATGATTGAGCTGTACAAAAAGCGGATCTGGAACGATGCAAAGACCGTAAATGTTATCGCAACGGTTGGATGCTTCTCAAAGGTCACCAAAGTAATGGTGGCCTCGTTGAAGTTCTTCCTTGGTACCGACGAGGAAGAGGAAAAATCCGACGAGGATAGCGACAAGGAAGTGGACCTGAAAGGGGCCATGATGGCTGCCAGGGTCAACAAGAAGACGAAGAAACGCAAGAAGCAACTGGAAGCGGCCAAGAAGCTGTACAATCAGGCACAGAAAAAGAAAAGCAAGGCGGTGTCGTTTAACTTCTCCGCTGTACATTTGATACACAACCCGCAGGGTATGGCGGAGAACCTGTTCAAGCAGCTGCAAGACGGGAACGAGCGGTTCGAGGTCAAGTTGATGCACCTGGATGTGATTTCAAGGCTGATTGGTATCCATGAGCTGTTCTTGTTCAGCTTCTATCCGTACATTACTCG ATTCATCCAACCTCATCAGCGACAAGTCACGAGAATCCTGCAGTTTGCGGCCCAGGCGTCCCACGAGTTGGTACCGCCGGAGCTGATTGAACCTGTGATCAAAACCTTGGTGAACAACTTCGTCTCCGAACGCAACTCCAGCGATGTGATGGCCATCGGTTTGAACGCCTGCCGGGAAATTTGCGTCCGGTGTCCTTTGGCGATGAACGAAGATCTACTGAGGGATTTAACCATGTACAAAAACTACAAGGAAAAGTCGGTCATGATGGCAGCCAAGTCGCTGATCTTGCTTTATCGCGAACAGATGCCGACTCTTCTGGCCAAGAAGGATCGTGGTCGTCCAACGGAGGCGAGTGTGGAAATAAAGCCCAAGAAATACGGTGAAGTTCAAGCAATGGACCACATTCCGGGAACCGAAGCATTGCTGAATGCAGCGCCAGCGCTTGAAGTGGACGAGGAAGAGGATGAGGATGGTTCTGATTCGGATGGAAACTGGGTGGACGTTGATAGTGACGACGAGGTTATTGAGGAGAAAAAGAAGGGCATTACGATGATTAAGAAATCCAAGCCCGACGAAGAAGCGTCCGATGAAGAGGAGGAAGATGAGGACGACGATGGCGAATGGGAAACAGATTCTGAAGGTGGTAGTGAAGATATCGAAGATGAAGAGGAGGATGATGAGGATGAGCCTGAGGAAGAGGTCGAAGAAAAACCGGAACCGTCACGTAAAAATGCTAACAAGAAGCAAGCCAAGAAACGAAGCAGCAATTCTACGTCAATCCCGGCAGAACAGGTAGCCTCGGCCGGCACGACTCTAACGTCCAAGGAAGCCGTCCAGGAGCTAGCTCTGACCAAGATCTTCACCGATGCGGACTTCCAGCGGATCGAGCAGGAACagattaagaaaaaaatgaccCACAACAGTCGGAAGCGTCAGCTGGAAAAAGAGAAGAGTGAATTCGTCAAACTGGACGACATTGAGCTGATTTACAAGAAACGCAAAACTGATAAGGAAGCGCGGATCGAAAGCATGAAGAAGGGTCGCGAGGGTCGGGAAAAGTTCGGATACAAGGACAACCGGCACGATCCGTTCTGCTCGAAGACGAACACCGAAAAGCGGAAGAACAAAAACTTCAACATGATCCGGCACAAGGCGCGCGGCAAGGTCAAGAAATCGTTCCGCGAGAAGCAGCTTGCTCTGAGGAAGCATCTGACTCACATGAAGAAGATGAAGTAA